The following coding sequences are from one Rhipicephalus microplus isolate Deutch F79 chromosome 3, USDA_Rmic, whole genome shotgun sequence window:
- the hry gene encoding bHLH transcriptional repressor hairy, with the protein MPADRAPSKASELRRSTKPIMEKRRRARINHSLTELKNLILDALKKDNARHSKLEKADILEMTVKHLQQLQRQQAARSIVSDNSVADKFRAGYRECAAEVGRYLGRLDGVDGAVRQRVMGHLASRVSELSTPPPSPGSEDGGHFFNASAGSVQLLPTRLPSGEIAFLLPQPSQLSVYAPVSPPATPGLATTAASSGILSPACSERSMSSSSLSSPPSPVSPSSCSSSSTFSHHHQSFGGVYMPATQAAVKVEDEAVWRPW; encoded by the exons ATGCCTGCCGACAGGGCACCGAGCAAGGCCAGCGAACTGCGACGG AGTACCAAGCCCATCATGGAAAAACGTCGCAGGGCCCGCATAAACCACAGCCTGACTGAGCTGAAGAATCTCATCTTGGATGCACTTAAGAAAGAT AACGCTCGGCACTCTAAACTGGAAAAGGCCGACATCCTGGAAATGACGGTCAAGCACCTCCAGCAGTTGCAGAGGCAGCAGGCCGCGCGCTCTATCGTGTCCGACAATTCGGTGGCCGACAAGTTCCGCGCCGGCTACCGAGAGTGCGCCGCCGAAGTCGGTCGCTACCTGGGACGCCTCGACGGCGTGGACGGCGCCGTCCGTCAGCGAGTGATGGGTCACCTGGCCTCCAGGGTGTCCGAGCTGTCCACGCCTCCCCCGAGTCCCGGTAGCGAGGACGGCGGACACTTCTTTAACGCCTCCGCCGGAAGCGTTCAGCTGCTCCCCACCAGGTTACCCTCGGGCGAGATCGCCTTCTTGCTGCCCCAGCCGTCTCAACTGTCCGTCTACGCCCCGGTCTCCCCGCCGGCCACGCCAGGTCTGGCCACGACTGCCGCCTCCTCGGGTATTCTCAGCCCGGCCTGCAGCGAACGCTCAATGTCTTCTTCCTCTTTGTCTTCGCCTCCGAGCCCTGTCTCGCCGTCTTCGTGCTCGTCTTCCTCGACCTTCTCTCACCACCACCAAAGCTTCGGTGGCGTCTACATGCCAGCGACGCAAGCCGCTGTCAAAGTCGAAGATGAAGCCGTCTGGAGGCCCTGGTGA